A window of Pedococcus aerophilus contains these coding sequences:
- a CDS encoding MoxR family ATPase gives MDPHRPQPGRPQHPLEQALYEVKKTIVGQDLLVERMLVALLARGHLLVEGVPGLAKTMAVKTLAEAIGGEFQRIQFTPDLVPADVIGTRIYNQKDGEFQVSLGPVFANLVLADEINRAPAKVQSALLEVMQERQVTIGRETYAAPNPFLVMATQNPIESEGTYALPEAQVDRFMLKTVIGYPTPSEEFVVVERMTSRLEPTQRVLEPGQLVEYQKQADAVYVDPAVIEYAVRLVGATRNPASVGLPEIAKYLSFGASPRASINLVLAGKALSFLRGRDFARPQDVRDLAFDVMRHRLVLSYEALAEGIGPDDLLEPILRAVSMPDVPLRERRPQQSEASWTAQPR, from the coding sequence ATGGACCCGCACCGTCCCCAGCCCGGACGTCCCCAGCACCCGTTGGAGCAGGCTCTCTACGAGGTGAAGAAGACGATCGTCGGGCAGGACCTGCTCGTCGAGCGGATGCTCGTCGCCCTCCTCGCCCGCGGCCACCTCCTCGTCGAGGGCGTCCCGGGACTGGCCAAGACGATGGCGGTCAAGACGCTCGCGGAGGCGATCGGCGGCGAGTTCCAGCGGATCCAGTTCACGCCCGACCTCGTGCCCGCCGACGTCATCGGCACGCGGATCTACAACCAGAAGGACGGCGAGTTCCAGGTCTCGCTCGGACCGGTGTTCGCCAACCTCGTCCTCGCCGACGAGATCAACCGTGCGCCCGCGAAGGTGCAGAGCGCCCTGCTCGAGGTGATGCAGGAGCGGCAGGTCACCATCGGGCGCGAGACGTATGCCGCGCCGAACCCCTTCCTGGTCATGGCCACCCAGAACCCCATCGAGTCCGAGGGCACCTACGCGCTCCCCGAGGCGCAGGTCGACCGCTTCATGCTCAAGACGGTCATCGGCTACCCGACGCCCTCGGAGGAGTTCGTCGTCGTCGAGCGGATGACCTCGCGGCTCGAGCCGACCCAGCGGGTGCTCGAGCCCGGACAGCTCGTGGAGTACCAGAAGCAGGCCGACGCCGTGTACGTCGACCCGGCCGTGATCGAGTACGCCGTGCGGCTCGTCGGCGCGACCCGCAACCCCGCTTCGGTCGGGCTGCCGGAGATCGCGAAGTACCTGTCGTTCGGAGCCAGCCCACGTGCGTCGATCAACCTCGTCCTGGCCGGGAAGGCGTTGTCGTTCCTGCGCGGTCGCGACTTCGCCCGACCGCAGGACGTCCGCGACCTCGCCTTCGACGTGATGCGCCACCGACTCGTGCTGTCCTACGAGGCGCTCGCCGAGGGCATCGGGCCGGACGACCTGCTCGAGCCGATCCTGCGCGCCGTGTCCATGCCCGACGTGCCGCTGCGCGAGCGCCGTCCGCAGCAGAGCGAGGCCTCGTGGACCGCCCAGCCACGCTGA
- a CDS encoding DUF58 domain-containing protein, producing MDRPATLTEATAPESSPLTAEKLLRRLEWRVIRRLDGRLQGDYRTLFRGSGVDFTDLREYAPGDDMRHIDWNVTARMDTPYVREYIEDREVTCWLLLDRTASMGFGPVDRQKSLVLTEVTTTLAQVLSRGGNRIGAALFDGRIETIPPGQGRNQVLRITAALLRPPAPPAPATTNGRRRWRKTRSEEVAPAVGTTDLSVLLRAALGLARRRSLLVIVSDFITQPGWEKHLSLLARRHDVVAIQVVDPRESELPAVGMVYVEDSETGEQIFVDTNDAVFRERLHALAAERQEALEAAARKAGTMIHTVATDDDLVRALARISALRTKQAR from the coding sequence GTGGACCGCCCAGCCACGCTGACGGAGGCGACCGCCCCCGAGTCGTCCCCCCTGACCGCCGAGAAGCTCCTCCGGCGGCTGGAGTGGCGTGTCATCCGGCGGCTCGACGGCCGACTCCAGGGCGACTACCGCACGCTGTTCCGCGGGTCCGGCGTCGACTTCACCGACCTGCGCGAGTACGCCCCCGGCGACGACATGCGCCACATCGACTGGAACGTCACGGCCCGGATGGACACGCCCTACGTGCGTGAGTACATCGAGGACCGCGAGGTGACCTGCTGGCTCCTGCTCGACCGGACCGCCTCGATGGGGTTCGGCCCCGTCGACCGCCAGAAGTCCCTGGTGCTGACGGAGGTCACCACGACCCTCGCCCAGGTCCTCTCACGCGGTGGCAACCGGATCGGTGCGGCGTTGTTCGACGGCCGGATCGAGACGATCCCACCGGGACAGGGCCGCAACCAGGTCCTGCGCATCACGGCGGCCCTGCTGCGTCCACCGGCCCCGCCTGCGCCTGCCACGACCAACGGACGACGTCGTTGGCGGAAGACGAGGAGCGAGGAGGTGGCCCCCGCCGTCGGGACCACCGACCTGTCGGTGCTGCTGCGCGCGGCCCTCGGCCTGGCCCGCCGGAGGTCGCTGCTCGTGATCGTGTCGGACTTCATCACCCAACCGGGGTGGGAGAAGCACCTGTCGCTGCTGGCCCGTCGCCACGACGTCGTCGCCATCCAGGTCGTCGACCCGCGCGAGTCCGAGCTGCCCGCGGTCGGCATGGTCTACGTCGAGGACTCCGAGACGGGCGAGCAGATCTTCGTCGACACCAACGACGCGGTGTTCCGCGAGCGCCTCCACGCGCTCGCTGCCGAGCGCCAGGAAGCCCTGGAGGCAGCGGCCCGCAAGGCCGGCACGATGATCCACACCGTCGCCACCGACGACGACCTCGTCCGGGCGCTCGCCCGCATCTCCGCCCTGCGCACCAAGCAGGCGCGATGA
- a CDS encoding VWA domain-containing protein: protein MSFTWPWMLLGLVAVPLLVVAYRAQQRRGESRRSELAAMGLVPVGGIPVAGGSPGAAGVSGVGATRDPRRDRLRHLAPLLMLAALTVLLVSLARPTATVAEPRREGTVMLAFDISTSMAAKDLSPTRLDAAKAAARTFVERQPATIRIGVVAFGDSALVSQQPTEDRAEVLAAIDRLTPQGATAVGRGIVSSLSAIAGKPIEVGDEPGAGEEADIGYYGSAAIVLLSDGENTTDPDPLEIADLASTAGVKIYTIGVGSPQGTVLEVDGFQISTALDEDSLRAISETTDGAYYAAADSASLSKVYSSIDLAWTARTQEREVTSWFATAAAILLLLGASVSVLRSGRVV from the coding sequence ATGAGCTTCACCTGGCCCTGGATGCTGCTCGGCCTCGTGGCCGTGCCGCTGCTCGTGGTGGCCTACCGCGCCCAGCAGCGCCGTGGCGAATCGCGTCGCTCGGAGCTGGCAGCGATGGGGTTGGTGCCGGTGGGCGGCATACCCGTTGCGGGCGGATCTCCAGGCGCAGCAGGGGTATCCGGCGTGGGCGCCACGCGCGATCCGCGCCGGGACCGGCTGCGGCACCTCGCTCCGCTCCTCATGCTCGCTGCGCTGACCGTGCTGCTCGTCTCACTCGCCCGACCGACCGCCACCGTGGCGGAGCCACGACGGGAGGGCACGGTGATGCTGGCCTTCGACATCTCCACGAGCATGGCCGCCAAGGACCTCTCCCCCACCCGCCTCGACGCGGCCAAGGCTGCGGCGCGGACGTTCGTCGAACGTCAGCCGGCCACCATCCGGATCGGGGTCGTCGCTTTCGGGGACAGCGCCCTGGTCTCCCAGCAGCCGACGGAGGACCGCGCCGAGGTGCTCGCGGCCATCGACCGCCTCACGCCGCAGGGGGCGACCGCGGTGGGCCGGGGCATCGTGTCGTCTCTGAGCGCCATCGCGGGCAAGCCGATCGAGGTCGGCGACGAGCCGGGAGCCGGCGAGGAGGCCGACATCGGCTACTACGGCTCGGCGGCCATCGTGCTGCTCTCCGACGGCGAGAACACCACCGACCCCGACCCGCTCGAGATCGCGGACCTGGCCTCGACGGCCGGCGTGAAGATCTACACGATCGGCGTCGGCAGCCCTCAGGGGACGGTGCTCGAGGTGGACGGCTTCCAGATCTCCACCGCCCTCGACGAGGACTCGCTGAGGGCCATCTCCGAGACCACCGACGGCGCCTACTACGCAGCCGCCGACAGCGCGTCGCTGTCCAAGGTCTACAGCTCCATCGACCTCGCCTGGACCGCCCGCACCCAGGAGCGTGAGGTGACGTCGTGGTTCGCGACGGCGGCCGCGATCCTGCTGCTGCTCGGTGCCAGCGTGTCGGTCCTGCGCTCGGGACGGGTGGTCTAG
- a CDS encoding VWA domain-containing protein produces MSFAIPYALIALVTVPVLVGIYVWQLRRRRRQAVAFSSVALIRAALPRQRMWRRHVPIALVLAALAALGTASARPQVRAEVPVSSSAVILAVDVSGSMCATDVSPNRLAAAQDAVRSFIDQQDDRTRIGLVVFSGFAQVAVAPTTDKDQLNRAVDGLTTGRGTTIGAAILKSIDAIAEINPEVAPADTSASGQVPGVPGGLPGQPGTPGNPATPAPRATETAPEIVVLLTDGANTRGVTPEEAADQAAARGVRVYPIGFGTTQPTQMVCTREQLGGGLFDGPGQGMSGIGPGGRNFLVVDEDALRTVADTTGGEYFSASDADQLQGVLEDLPKHVVTQEQSVDVSFAFAALAALLLLGGLWLGGRWRSTPG; encoded by the coding sequence ATGTCCTTCGCGATCCCCTACGCCCTCATCGCCCTGGTGACGGTGCCGGTGCTGGTCGGCATCTACGTCTGGCAGCTGCGGCGACGTCGTCGCCAGGCCGTCGCGTTCTCCAGCGTGGCCCTCATCCGGGCGGCCCTTCCCCGGCAGCGGATGTGGCGTCGCCACGTGCCGATCGCCCTCGTGCTCGCAGCCCTCGCCGCCCTGGGGACGGCCTCGGCCCGCCCGCAGGTCCGCGCCGAGGTCCCCGTCTCGAGCTCCGCGGTGATCCTCGCGGTCGACGTCTCGGGGTCGATGTGCGCGACGGACGTCAGCCCCAACCGGCTCGCGGCCGCCCAGGACGCCGTCCGGTCCTTCATCGACCAGCAGGACGACCGCACGCGCATCGGGCTCGTGGTGTTCTCCGGCTTCGCGCAGGTCGCCGTGGCCCCGACCACCGACAAGGACCAGCTCAACCGGGCCGTGGACGGTCTGACGACCGGACGTGGCACGACGATCGGGGCAGCCATCCTCAAGTCGATCGACGCGATCGCCGAGATCAACCCCGAGGTCGCGCCGGCCGACACGAGCGCCTCCGGCCAGGTGCCGGGGGTGCCCGGGGGCCTGCCCGGACAGCCCGGGACCCCCGGCAACCCCGCGACCCCGGCTCCCCGGGCGACCGAGACGGCACCGGAGATCGTCGTGCTCCTCACCGACGGCGCCAACACCCGCGGGGTGACCCCCGAGGAGGCCGCTGACCAGGCTGCTGCCCGCGGTGTCCGTGTCTACCCCATCGGGTTCGGGACGACCCAGCCCACGCAGATGGTCTGCACCCGTGAGCAGCTCGGTGGCGGCTTGTTCGACGGCCCCGGTCAGGGCATGAGCGGCATCGGGCCCGGCGGACGCAACTTCCTCGTCGTCGACGAGGACGCCCTGCGGACCGTGGCCGACACGACCGGCGGCGAGTACTTCTCCGCGAGCGACGCCGACCAGCTCCAGGGCGTGCTCGAGGACCTGCCCAAGCACGTCGTCACGCAGGAGCAGTCGGTCGACGTGAGCTTCGCGTTCGCGGCCTTGGCTGCGCTGCTGCTGCTCGGCGGGCTGTGGCTCGGCGGCCGTTGGCGGTCCACCCCCGGCTGA
- a CDS encoding CGNR zinc finger domain-containing protein, whose protein sequence is MVSSQAPVDTHVKGAHWFEVDGLALPRAVGGHPALDFVNTWAGWGEVPSVPEGSEFLKTYDHLAALASVSGLVEADSASALRRRARSRKAEAEAILKDARRFRTDLHSLVLDPSDPSALRGVNTVVLRAAAHAELTPVAGARATGAHAGHRWMVGGGLERPLLAVAWAASDLLTQHDLTDIGTCPGDHCGWVFLDPRGRRRWCSMQWCGNRAKVRAHAERHRV, encoded by the coding sequence ATGGTTAGCAGTCAAGCGCCGGTCGATACCCACGTCAAGGGCGCCCACTGGTTCGAGGTGGACGGGCTCGCCCTGCCACGGGCCGTCGGCGGGCACCCGGCGCTCGACTTCGTCAACACCTGGGCAGGGTGGGGCGAGGTGCCTTCGGTGCCCGAGGGGAGCGAGTTCCTCAAGACCTACGACCACCTCGCCGCCTTGGCCTCCGTGTCGGGTCTCGTCGAGGCGGACTCGGCCTCGGCCCTGCGTCGAAGGGCTCGCAGCCGCAAGGCCGAGGCAGAGGCGATCCTCAAGGACGCCAGGCGATTCCGTACCGACCTGCACTCCCTCGTCCTCGACCCCTCCGACCCGAGCGCGCTGCGCGGGGTGAACACGGTCGTGCTGCGGGCGGCGGCGCACGCAGAACTCACGCCCGTGGCAGGGGCGCGCGCCACCGGCGCGCACGCCGGTCACCGCTGGATGGTCGGTGGGGGACTGGAGCGTCCGCTGCTCGCAGTGGCGTGGGCCGCCTCGGACCTGCTCACCCAGCACGACCTGACCGACATCGGCACGTGCCCGGGCGATCACTGCGGATGGGTGTTCCTCGACCCGCGCGGGCGTCGGCGTTGGTGCAGCATGCAGTGGTGCGGCAACCGTGCCAAGGTCCGCGCCCACGCCGAGCGCCACCGGGTCTGA
- a CDS encoding Fpg/Nei family DNA glycosylase, translating into MPEGHTLYRLARDLDAAYRGTQPEATSPQGKFAAGAALLSGRTFVHATSWGKHLFAEFDGDACLHVHLGLIGTFTIDEHAYVGEVPVVGQVRLRLATDAHVADLRGPNLCAVITPEQVEAVTARLGPDPLRPDPDPDLAWRGISRSGRTVAELLMDQSVLAGVGNVYRSEVLFRQRIDPFRPGKELRRSSWDAIWLDLVDLLPLGVATGKIVTVAEQVEQVRSELAEGQVDPLTARTSYVYKRQGEPCRVCGSRIRTREVAGRNLFWCGRCQRRR; encoded by the coding sequence ATGCCCGAAGGCCACACCCTGTACCGGCTCGCCCGCGACCTCGACGCTGCATACAGGGGAACGCAGCCCGAGGCGACGAGCCCCCAGGGAAAGTTCGCCGCCGGGGCCGCGCTGCTCTCCGGTCGGACCTTCGTCCACGCGACCTCGTGGGGCAAGCACCTGTTCGCCGAGTTCGACGGCGATGCCTGTCTGCACGTCCACCTCGGCCTGATCGGGACGTTCACGATCGACGAGCACGCCTACGTCGGCGAGGTGCCCGTGGTCGGGCAGGTCCGGCTCCGGCTCGCCACCGACGCCCACGTCGCCGACCTGCGCGGGCCGAACCTCTGCGCGGTCATCACTCCCGAGCAGGTCGAGGCCGTGACTGCGCGACTGGGCCCGGACCCGCTGCGCCCCGATCCCGACCCCGACCTCGCCTGGCGAGGCATCTCGCGCAGCGGGCGGACCGTCGCCGAGCTCCTGATGGACCAGTCGGTGCTCGCCGGGGTCGGCAACGTCTACCGCAGCGAGGTGCTCTTCCGACAGCGGATCGACCCCTTCCGCCCGGGCAAGGAGCTGCGGCGTTCGAGCTGGGACGCGATCTGGCTCGACCTCGTCGACCTGCTCCCGCTCGGGGTGGCGACCGGGAAGATCGTCACCGTCGCGGAGCAGGTCGAGCAGGTGAGGTCCGAGCTCGCGGAAGGGCAGGTCGATCCCCTGACGGCGCGGACGTCCTACGTCTACAAGCGCCAGGGGGAGCCGTGCCGGGTCTGCGGGTCGCGGATCCGCACGCGCGAGGTGGCCGGTCGCAACCTCTTCTGGTGCGGTCGCTGCCAGCGGCGGCGCTGA
- a CDS encoding ATP-binding cassette domain-containing protein, whose translation MSHARGLVQTFQTKEGRKKTEVRAVDGVDLDVAEGEVVGFLGPNGAGKTTTLRMLTTLLRPTEGTATVAGYDVVKDSEQVRRSIGYVSQAGGAFSGARAGDEVVDHGMLYGMKGAEAERRGKELFTQLDLDGLWTRMPKNMSGGQRRRLDIVMGLIHEPSLVFLDEPTTGLDPQARANLWEHIADLRRRRGATVFLTTHYLDEADALSDRIIIIDHGTIVAADTADNLKAQVAGDLVDLEVADAELVQAAAQRLDSIAEAPRHGLQGVEIEGNHVRGRVQRAGKAVPGLLRDLHDADIDLESIEVHRPTLDDVFLTLTGRSLRDAADATPAGTPGTATKEN comes from the coding sequence ATGAGCCACGCACGGGGGCTCGTGCAGACCTTCCAGACCAAGGAAGGCAGGAAGAAGACCGAGGTGCGCGCCGTCGACGGCGTCGACCTCGATGTCGCCGAGGGCGAGGTCGTCGGGTTCCTCGGACCCAACGGCGCCGGCAAGACCACGACGCTGCGGATGCTGACGACGCTGCTGCGCCCCACCGAGGGCACGGCGACGGTCGCGGGGTACGACGTCGTCAAGGACTCCGAGCAGGTCCGCCGCAGCATCGGCTACGTCTCGCAGGCCGGTGGCGCGTTCAGCGGCGCCCGCGCCGGTGACGAGGTCGTCGACCACGGGATGCTCTACGGCATGAAGGGCGCCGAGGCCGAGCGCCGGGGCAAGGAGCTGTTCACCCAGCTCGACCTCGACGGGCTGTGGACCCGGATGCCCAAGAACATGTCGGGCGGGCAGCGTCGCCGCCTCGACATCGTCATGGGCCTGATCCACGAGCCGTCCCTGGTCTTCCTCGACGAGCCCACCACCGGCCTGGACCCGCAGGCGCGGGCCAACCTCTGGGAGCACATCGCCGACCTCCGGCGTCGGCGGGGCGCGACCGTCTTCCTCACCACGCACTACCTCGACGAGGCCGACGCCCTCAGCGACCGCATCATCATCATCGACCACGGAACGATCGTCGCGGCCGACACCGCCGACAACCTCAAGGCCCAGGTGGCCGGGGACCTCGTCGACCTCGAGGTCGCGGACGCCGAGCTCGTCCAGGCTGCGGCCCAGCGGCTCGACTCGATCGCCGAAGCACCCCGCCACGGGCTCCAGGGCGTCGAGATCGAGGGCAACCACGTCCGCGGACGCGTCCAGCGGGCCGGCAAGGCCGTCCCAGGACTGCTGCGCGACCTGCACGACGCCGACATCGACCTCGAGTCCATCGAGGTGCACCGCCCGACCCTGGACGACGTGTTCCTCACCCTGACCGGGCGCTCCCTGCGGGACGCGGCCGACGCCACCCCCGCCGGGACACCCGGCACCGCGACGAAGGAGAACTGA
- a CDS encoding ABC transporter permease, whose translation MRFWRESYIVFRRQLRMNLRNPAWVIIGLLQPILYLLLFGPLLKPLISQFGATNAYTFFVPGMLVQLGIFGAFFAGFSLIGEWREGVIEAERVTPASRTALLVGRLVRDILQLLLQALILVALGYAMGMRGSASGMVFGILLTLLVGGACAAASNALALTTKSEDVMAPVINMVMMPVLLLSGILLPMTIGPKWLLDVSAWMPFRWVVDAVRTAFSGDFATSPMIWGTAWAAALFVLAVAWGTSTFRKENA comes from the coding sequence ATGAGGTTCTGGCGCGAGTCCTACATCGTCTTCCGACGGCAGCTGCGGATGAACCTGCGCAACCCCGCCTGGGTCATCATCGGGCTGCTCCAGCCGATCCTCTACCTGCTGCTGTTCGGCCCCCTCCTCAAGCCGCTCATCAGCCAGTTCGGCGCGACGAACGCCTACACGTTCTTCGTCCCGGGCATGCTGGTGCAGCTCGGCATCTTCGGGGCGTTCTTCGCCGGCTTCAGCCTGATCGGCGAGTGGCGCGAGGGCGTCATCGAGGCCGAGCGGGTGACCCCCGCCAGCCGGACGGCCCTGCTGGTCGGACGCCTCGTGCGCGACATCCTCCAGCTCCTCCTCCAGGCGCTGATCCTCGTCGCCCTCGGGTACGCCATGGGGATGCGCGGCTCGGCCAGCGGCATGGTCTTCGGCATCCTGCTGACCTTGCTCGTCGGCGGGGCCTGCGCGGCGGCCTCCAACGCCCTGGCGCTGACCACCAAGAGCGAGGACGTCATGGCTCCGGTCATCAACATGGTGATGATGCCGGTCCTGCTGCTGTCCGGGATCCTGCTGCCGATGACGATCGGGCCGAAGTGGTTGCTCGACGTGTCGGCGTGGATGCCGTTCCGGTGGGTCGTCGACGCGGTGCGGACGGCCTTCTCCGGCGACTTCGCGACCTCCCCCATGATCTGGGGGACGGCCTGGGCCGCTGCCCTCTTCGTCCTCGCGGTCGCCTGGGGCACGTCGACCTTCCGCAAGGAGAACGCCTGA
- a CDS encoding nuclear transport factor 2 family protein: protein MPTSTTTEMPTQDDCDIVKDCELALLHGAVRGDRTSAMLLLHKDFHEFGASGVVWDRESILDMMEAEAADGPVDIKAVDVVTTALAPGVVLVTYDSVTPTRRAHRSSVWVREGGRWQVRHHQGTVTAD from the coding sequence GTGCCCACGTCCACCACGACCGAGATGCCCACGCAGGACGACTGCGACATCGTCAAGGACTGTGAGCTCGCCCTGCTCCACGGAGCGGTGCGCGGTGACCGGACCTCAGCCATGTTGTTGCTGCACAAGGACTTCCACGAGTTCGGTGCCTCTGGTGTCGTCTGGGACCGCGAGTCGATCCTCGACATGATGGAGGCCGAGGCAGCCGACGGCCCGGTGGACATCAAGGCCGTCGACGTCGTGACCACGGCCCTGGCGCCGGGCGTCGTCCTCGTCACCTACGACTCGGTCACCCCGACCCGCCGCGCCCACCGCAGCTCGGTCTGGGTTCGCGAGGGCGGCCGCTGGCAGGTGCGCCACCACCAGGGCACCGTCACCGCCGACTGA
- a CDS encoding Ku protein, producing MRAIWKGAVSFGLVNVPIRLYSATENHDVQFRQVHREDGGRIKYQRICSIDGEVVSYDDIAKGYETEDGDMVVLTDEDFKDLPSKSSKEIAVEKFVPADQIDPMLLDKCYYLEPDKASTKPYVLLRDALEKENRMAVVSVSIRTRMTMAVLRVREGVIVMQTMLWPDEIRKPDFAHLDDDGKATKQELAMADLLIEQLAGDYVPDDYEDDYATALQSLVKAKVEGGEVQVAEESKDESGEVVDLLAALKRSVDKAKAARGESTSDDKPAAKKTAAKKATTKKAAAKKTAKKAS from the coding sequence ATGCGTGCGATCTGGAAGGGCGCGGTCTCCTTCGGGTTGGTCAACGTGCCGATCCGCCTCTACTCGGCCACCGAGAACCACGACGTGCAGTTCCGCCAGGTGCACCGTGAGGACGGCGGACGCATCAAGTACCAGCGGATCTGCAGCATCGACGGCGAGGTCGTGTCCTACGACGACATCGCCAAGGGGTACGAGACCGAGGACGGCGACATGGTCGTGCTCACCGACGAGGACTTCAAGGACCTGCCGTCCAAGAGCTCCAAGGAGATCGCGGTCGAGAAGTTCGTCCCCGCCGACCAGATCGACCCGATGCTGCTCGACAAGTGCTACTACCTCGAGCCCGACAAGGCGTCGACCAAGCCGTACGTCCTGCTCCGTGACGCCCTGGAGAAAGAGAACCGCATGGCGGTCGTCTCCGTCTCCATCCGCACCCGGATGACGATGGCCGTCCTGCGTGTGCGCGAGGGCGTCATCGTGATGCAGACGATGTTGTGGCCGGACGAGATCCGCAAGCCCGACTTCGCGCACCTCGACGACGACGGCAAGGCCACCAAGCAGGAGCTGGCGATGGCCGACCTGCTCATCGAGCAGCTCGCCGGTGACTACGTGCCCGACGACTACGAGGACGACTACGCCACCGCGCTCCAGTCCCTGGTGAAGGCCAAGGTCGAGGGCGGCGAGGTGCAGGTCGCCGAGGAGTCCAAGGACGAGTCCGGCGAGGTCGTCGACCTGCTGGCTGCGCTCAAGCGATCGGTCGACAAGGCCAAGGCCGCGCGCGGCGAGTCCACGTCGGACGACAAGCCGGCGGCGAAGAAGACCGCGGCGAAGAAGGCCACCACCAAGAAGGCCGCTGCCAAGAAGACCGCGAAGAAGGCCAGCTGA
- the ligD gene encoding non-homologous end-joining DNA ligase, whose amino-acid sequence MRPMLASPATAIPHGEGWVHEVKWDGMRVLADIRDGRLTLTSRTGNDVTASYPELAPLADAYDDMLLDGEVVALDGGRPSFGALAERMHVRDRRKAERLASVRPATLMVFDLLRLYGSDLTSQPLSARRELLERLDLKGRHWQVPPVYDDGEELFSATLEQGLEGVVSKRLSAPYLPGRRSTDWLKSPHKLTVSAVVGGWRPEVGTTDRLGAVLLGVPSPQGWRYAGRMGSGIAGKAQRQLAELLLPLGRGTSPFVTEVPRIDADGAFWVEPRLVVEARTLEVTKDGRLRQPAYLGVRTDLTPQDLLGEVGPVEGGADDE is encoded by the coding sequence ATGCGCCCCATGCTGGCCAGCCCGGCCACCGCGATCCCCCACGGCGAGGGATGGGTCCACGAGGTCAAGTGGGACGGCATGCGGGTCCTCGCCGACATCCGCGACGGCCGGCTCACCCTGACCTCGCGCACCGGCAACGACGTCACCGCCAGCTACCCCGAGCTCGCCCCGCTGGCCGACGCCTACGACGACATGCTGCTCGACGGTGAGGTGGTGGCCCTCGACGGCGGCCGACCGTCGTTCGGGGCGCTCGCCGAGCGGATGCACGTGAGGGACCGCCGCAAGGCGGAGCGGCTGGCCTCGGTGCGACCGGCGACGCTCATGGTGTTCGACCTGCTGCGTCTCTACGGTTCCGACCTCACCTCCCAGCCGTTGTCCGCACGCCGCGAGCTGCTCGAACGGCTCGACCTCAAGGGCCGGCACTGGCAGGTCCCGCCGGTGTACGACGACGGCGAGGAGCTCTTCTCCGCGACCCTCGAGCAAGGGCTCGAGGGGGTCGTGAGCAAGCGGCTCTCCGCGCCATACCTGCCCGGTCGTCGCTCCACCGACTGGCTGAAGTCGCCCCACAAGCTCACCGTCTCGGCCGTCGTCGGCGGGTGGCGTCCGGAGGTGGGGACCACCGACCGTCTCGGGGCGGTGCTGCTGGGGGTGCCCTCCCCGCAGGGTTGGCGGTATGCCGGGCGGATGGGTTCGGGGATCGCCGGCAAGGCCCAGCGGCAGCTGGCAGAGCTGCTCCTGCCGCTGGGGCGCGGCACGTCGCCCTTCGTCACGGAGGTGCCGCGCATCGATGCCGACGGGGCGTTCTGGGTGGAGCCCCGCCTCGTCGTCGAGGCCCGCACGCTCGAGGTGACCAAGGACGGGCGGCTGCGCCAGCCGGCCTACCTCGGGGTACGCACCGACCTGACGCCGCAGGACCTGTTGGGCGAGGTCGGGCCCGTCGAAGGAGGTGCCGACGATGAGTGA
- the ligD gene encoding non-homologous end-joining DNA ligase, with the protein MSETTSVVVEGRKLKLSSLDKLLFPSTETTKGEVLNYYAQVAEVLLPHLASRPVTRVRWPHGTGDQSFFEKNVPSGAPSWLPRVRIDDVTYPLVEDLAQLTYLVNLNSIELHAPQWKVDDEGTRHHPDRLVIDLDPGTGAGLRECAQVAVMVRDRLAEIGLEMFPVTSGSKGMQLYAALSGDLSSDQTRDLTQQLAQELTKKHPELVVWKMTKSLRPGKIFLDWSQNVAAKTTICPYSLRGKETPTVAAPRTWDEVEAGAAGKKLEQLMFDEVLDRLDADGDLVAALL; encoded by the coding sequence ATGAGTGAGACCACGTCGGTGGTCGTCGAGGGTCGCAAGCTCAAGCTCAGCAGCCTCGACAAGCTGCTCTTCCCCTCCACCGAGACGACCAAGGGCGAGGTGCTCAACTACTACGCCCAGGTGGCCGAGGTCCTGCTCCCCCACCTGGCCTCGCGGCCGGTGACCCGCGTGCGGTGGCCGCACGGCACCGGTGACCAGAGCTTCTTCGAGAAGAACGTCCCGTCCGGCGCCCCGTCGTGGCTCCCGCGGGTCCGCATCGACGACGTGACCTACCCGCTCGTCGAGGACCTGGCCCAGCTGACCTACCTGGTCAACCTCAACTCCATCGAGCTGCACGCGCCGCAGTGGAAGGTCGACGACGAGGGCACCAGGCACCACCCCGACCGGCTCGTCATCGACCTCGACCCCGGCACCGGTGCAGGGCTGCGCGAGTGCGCGCAGGTCGCCGTCATGGTGCGCGACAGGTTGGCCGAGATCGGCCTCGAGATGTTCCCGGTCACCAGTGGCAGCAAGGGGATGCAGCTGTATGCAGCGCTGTCGGGAGACCTGTCCTCCGACCAGACCCGCGACCTCACGCAGCAGCTCGCGCAGGAGCTCACGAAGAAGCACCCCGAGCTCGTCGTGTGGAAGATGACCAAGTCCTTGCGGCCGGGGAAGATCTTCCTCGACTGGAGCCAGAACGTCGCAGCCAAGACGACGATCTGCCCGTACTCGTTGCGGGGCAAGGAGACTCCCACTGTCGCGGCACCGCGCACGTGGGACGAGGTCGAGGCGGGAGCCGCCGGGAAGAAGCTCGAGCAGCTGATGTTCGACGAGGTCCTCGACCGCCTCGACGCCGACGGCGACCTCGTGGCCGCCCTGCTCTGA